From one Synergistaceae bacterium genomic stretch:
- a CDS encoding FAD-dependent oxidoreductase: MLDHLFSPITIKGKTMKNRLAVSPMVTNYCNEDGTCTETFAAYHEAKAKGGFGMIITEDFAVRPRGKGFRCLPGLWNDDQISGFREFTKRIHKHDTVLIAQIYHAGRQSSKMVLGQVPQAPSAIPCPFSPDMPEELSIEEIKKIITEFGDCARRAEEAGFDGVEVHGAHGYLISQFMSSYTNKRTDEYGGSLQNRIRFAVEIVKDIRLKVSKDFIVGYRISADEYVTGGRNIGDTMTIIPYLEEAGIDYIHVSAGVYRSFDDIIPSQYRGHSWNTDAAGEIKKITKLPVISVGRINDPRLAETIISSGKADIVAMGRQSLTDPETPNKAKEGRFDEIRNCIACHHGCVKNLLNNVPIQCILNPKLGRESQVSIEKTKNPKNIMVIGSGPAGLETAITAASRGHKVKVFEKNRWAGGQFRIGAVPPGKGEMINYINWQLNELEKLNVPVLMETEVSPELVKKEKPDVIFAATGAEPIIPNIPGVDRPNVVTAHDVLAGKVNTGNRVVVIGGGCVGAETANQLASYLKSVTIIEMLDAIAGDEILVPRWDLLDDLDKNKVRICTKTTVDEITDEGVKVSGAVNEVIPCDTVVLAVGSKPVLGIADVLKKEGYDVRVIGDAAKVGLGGEAIMEGFEVGRTI; this comes from the coding sequence CGGAAGATTTCGCCGTCAGACCCCGCGGCAAGGGATTCCGCTGCCTGCCTGGACTCTGGAACGATGATCAGATATCTGGCTTCAGGGAATTTACTAAAAGGATCCACAAACATGATACCGTTCTGATAGCACAGATATACCACGCAGGAAGACAGTCGAGCAAGATGGTGCTCGGCCAGGTACCTCAGGCTCCGTCCGCGATCCCATGCCCATTCAGTCCTGACATGCCGGAAGAGCTGAGCATCGAAGAAATCAAAAAAATCATCACAGAGTTCGGAGACTGTGCACGGAGAGCTGAAGAAGCGGGTTTTGACGGCGTAGAAGTTCACGGTGCACACGGATACCTGATCTCCCAGTTCATGTCCTCCTATACGAACAAGCGTACTGACGAGTACGGAGGGTCTCTCCAGAACCGCATCCGTTTCGCAGTAGAGATCGTAAAAGACATACGCTTGAAGGTCAGCAAGGATTTTATCGTTGGTTACCGTATCTCTGCAGATGAATATGTTACGGGCGGCAGGAATATCGGAGACACCATGACAATAATCCCTTACCTTGAAGAGGCAGGCATTGACTATATCCATGTATCAGCAGGCGTCTACCGCTCCTTTGACGACATTATCCCATCGCAGTACCGCGGACATTCATGGAACACTGACGCCGCAGGGGAGATAAAAAAGATAACAAAACTGCCTGTGATCTCGGTCGGAAGGATAAACGACCCGAGGCTTGCCGAGACCATTATATCATCCGGTAAAGCAGACATTGTTGCAATGGGACGGCAGTCATTGACCGACCCTGAGACTCCCAATAAGGCAAAAGAAGGCCGTTTCGACGAGATCCGCAACTGTATCGCATGCCATCACGGATGTGTAAAAAACCTTCTCAACAACGTCCCGATCCAGTGTATCCTGAACCCTAAGCTGGGCAGGGAAAGCCAGGTGTCTATTGAAAAAACAAAAAATCCCAAAAACATAATGGTCATAGGTTCAGGTCCAGCAGGGCTTGAAACGGCCATCACAGCGGCTTCGCGCGGACATAAGGTAAAGGTATTCGAGAAAAACCGCTGGGCAGGCGGCCAGTTTCGCATCGGCGCCGTACCCCCCGGAAAAGGGGAAATGATCAACTACATCAACTGGCAGCTCAATGAGCTCGAAAAACTTAACGTGCCTGTCCTGATGGAAACGGAAGTTAGTCCGGAACTTGTCAAAAAGGAAAAGCCTGATGTCATTTTCGCCGCCACGGGAGCAGAACCCATCATTCCAAACATACCCGGGGTCGACCGGCCAAACGTCGTCACCGCACATGATGTACTGGCAGGCAAAGTCAACACCGGCAATCGTGTTGTTGTGATCGGCGGCGGCTGTGTTGGAGCCGAAACAGCCAACCAGCTTGCGAGTTACTTAAAGAGCGTCACCATAATCGAAATGCTTGACGCGATAGCAGGCGATGAAATTCTTGTCCCGCGCTGGGACCTTCTTGACGACCTGGATAAGAACAAAGTCAGGATATGCACAAAGACCACTGTAGACGAGATCACCGATGAAGGCGTCAAGGTATCGGGTGCCGTGAACGAAGTGATCCCCTGCGACACAGTTGTCCTCGCTGTCGGGTCAAAACCTGTTCTGGGCATCGCGGATGTACTGAAAAAAGAGGGCTATGACGTCCGGGTCATAGGAGACGCTGCAAAAGTAGGACTTGGCGGGGAAGCCATAATGGAGGGCTTTGAGGTCGGAAGGACCATCTAG
- a CDS encoding TetR/AcrR family transcriptional regulator, giving the protein MSMSEEKRAKLKDLRRQLILETSLVLFLEKGFKNTTVQDIADAAGISKGLIYRYFSSKNEILEAEAELIASCEEECASIPTAMEALELYARRLLSDSEISGYFPPLRVYITCYIQGQLSNEMQERYFANNHGREYFGRIMLRGQEMGEIRDGDPEEMGSIFWNYLLGAAAKLVCCPGYHYSQKDIDSFLDLFRRTN; this is encoded by the coding sequence ATGTCTATGTCAGAAGAAAAAAGGGCAAAACTGAAGGACCTTCGCCGACAGCTGATACTGGAGACATCCTTGGTGCTCTTTCTGGAAAAGGGCTTCAAGAATACGACCGTCCAGGATATTGCCGATGCCGCAGGCATTAGTAAAGGTTTGATCTATCGATACTTCTCATCCAAAAATGAAATATTGGAGGCAGAGGCGGAACTTATAGCCAGCTGTGAAGAGGAGTGCGCTTCAATACCGACTGCAATGGAAGCGCTGGAGCTCTACGCCAGACGGCTTCTGAGCGATTCTGAGATAAGCGGATATTTCCCTCCGCTGCGGGTCTATATTACCTGCTATATCCAGGGGCAGCTAAGCAATGAGATGCAGGAACGCTATTTTGCCAACAATCACGGCAGGGAATACTTTGGCCGTATAATGTTGAGAGGACAGGAGATGGGCGAGATCCGCGATGGAGATCCGGAAGAAATGGGGAGTATTTTCTGGAACTATCTTTTGGGTGCCGCGGCAAAGCTTGTATGCTGTCCCGGTTATCATTATTCTCAGAAGGACATTGATTCATTCCTGGATCTTTTTAGAAGGACAAATTAA
- a CDS encoding UxaA family hydrolase gives MKFMGYRRPDGSVGVRNHVLVLSSVVCANHVSQKIAEAMPGTAAFCHSSGCGQLGADKEQTQRTLDGIAMNPNIAAVLVVSLGCEGSSAERMVEKMKGSGRPAAFVRIQECGGTTATVNAGIEIVRNMHEKCMGQKREESDICGLSVSLECGGSDATSGISANPLVGWVSDRLISLGARVILSETTEMIGAEHILSARAATPEIGERVVRIVRDVEGSANLMHVDLRGTQPTPGNIEGGLSTIEEKSMGCLAKAGTSKIAEVVRYGEIPSSKGLVIMDTPGFDVESVTGMVAGGSHVVLFTTGRGTPVGSPLAPVIKITGNPNVALWMKENIDFDASPVTLGNESLESAGEKLFQKLISVVSGEQTSSEILGHSETGITRIGPSL, from the coding sequence ATGAAGTTCATGGGATACAGAAGGCCTGACGGAAGTGTCGGGGTACGGAACCATGTGCTTGTTCTCTCATCTGTTGTATGTGCCAACCATGTGTCGCAGAAGATCGCCGAGGCTATGCCCGGGACGGCGGCCTTCTGCCACAGCAGCGGATGCGGACAGCTCGGCGCAGACAAGGAGCAGACACAGAGGACGCTTGATGGCATAGCAATGAACCCCAACATTGCAGCAGTGCTTGTGGTAAGCCTGGGGTGCGAGGGATCGTCAGCCGAGCGTATGGTGGAAAAGATGAAGGGTTCCGGCCGTCCCGCCGCATTTGTGAGGATCCAGGAATGCGGCGGGACAACAGCTACCGTTAACGCCGGCATAGAGATCGTCCGAAACATGCATGAGAAATGCATGGGGCAAAAGAGAGAGGAGTCAGACATTTGCGGTCTCTCAGTCTCGCTCGAGTGCGGCGGATCCGACGCTACCTCCGGGATCAGCGCGAATCCGCTTGTAGGCTGGGTCTCAGACAGGCTGATAAGCCTGGGGGCCAGGGTCATATTGTCCGAGACCACGGAAATGATAGGCGCTGAACATATACTATCCGCCCGTGCCGCAACTCCTGAAATCGGAGAAAGAGTGGTCAGGATCGTCAGGGATGTAGAAGGGAGCGCGAATTTGATGCACGTTGATCTGAGGGGAACTCAGCCTACTCCGGGGAATATCGAGGGAGGACTTTCCACGATAGAGGAAAAATCAATGGGCTGCCTTGCAAAGGCCGGGACTTCCAAAATCGCGGAGGTGGTACGCTATGGCGAGATCCCGTCGTCGAAGGGACTTGTGATAATGGATACTCCGGGTTTCGATGTCGAGTCCGTAACGGGGATGGTTGCCGGAGGTTCTCATGTCGTCCTCTTCACCACAGGCAGGGGAACGCCGGTGGGATCTCCCCTGGCCCCCGTGATAAAGATAACCGGCAATCCGAACGTGGCTTTGTGGATGAAGGAGAACATTGATTTTGACGCAAGTCCGGTAACGCTAGGGAATGAATCCCTCGAAAGCGCGGGGGAAAAGCTATTCCAAAAGCTGATCTCAGTAGTCTCCGGCGAACAGACATCCTCGGAGATACTAGGTCATTCGGAGACCGGCATAACCCGCATCGGCCCAAGCCTGTAA
- a CDS encoding UxaA family hydrolase encodes MNCIRVNINDNVVTVIKDVTTDEELEGKGVPGGIKSLSCLNMGHKAAVEEIRSGEKVIKYGEVIGYASQMIKQGEHVHVHNIVSGRGRGDLE; translated from the coding sequence ATGAACTGCATAAGGGTGAACATAAATGACAATGTGGTCACTGTGATAAAGGACGTCACGACAGACGAAGAGCTTGAAGGGAAAGGCGTTCCTGGCGGCATAAAATCATTATCCTGCCTTAACATGGGTCATAAGGCTGCGGTGGAGGAGATACGCTCGGGCGAAAAGGTCATAAAGTACGGCGAAGTGATAGGGTATGCAAGCCAAATGATAAAACAGGGCGAACATGTGCATGTACATAATATTGTCAGCGGAAGAGGAAGAGGAGACCTCGAATGA